In Podospora pseudopauciseta strain CBS 411.78 chromosome 3, whole genome shotgun sequence, one genomic interval encodes:
- a CDS encoding hypothetical protein (EggNog:ENOG503NZ4E), producing MAALDALPLRDNWADDVRLEATKIIYSINGLTWDGKDERHQDSDFIEARLAFIARSWIALCAGPKGSPTFDADSRRIVKPLTIPSIISRSRATEETGSPEWDVQDLTGSGAYAQSRHLSVDPLLADVLAARSRAGGRRHQNDILADPTRDYQIDLATNEGFRQAAKKKNNKKGGAAKPNYISNNSNSNGNNDEGEKKDAEGGDAGANGDGTGGSGGSPNGDGGGGDENKDDDKKEDEKREEGTVEEKAEEKTEEAPPSPEDDLVGTGSKKKKKGVAEPEPPAVEDPKKSTDSGLAAASAGPTFDSFSNIKMNGNRDPPRKEEPKPAQKSGFGGWSGLGWGGLGLASKVVENSPWGLKSKIGVGFSFGDGSGSEEHIQRPKSSARQVEKLAEKPVERPVEKPVEKPVEKPVKKSAEKPVERPTAPEKLSDDPPADDWFASAPAATAKKKKNDLLVQEARVEPGSKSGGNDAWDFWGAPKNKKKPQPDPEPEPEPAPEPPREPDPKPEPTKSTETDDAWGAAPVKGKKKKGKITIADEQPKEPDPPREPTAEPEPEPIPDPTPEPPKSYEEDNPWANIATTSKRKKKKGKNAVPEPEPEPVKEPEPEPERAPTPEPVPDPEPEPEQEVEDSWGWGTSSKKTRSKKGKKIEPEPEPEPEPPKDPEPEPEPEPVPEPEKKQEDDFWSFGVTATKGKKKKGRSKDPEPEPAKAPEPEPEPEPVPEPAPERSKKEEDDPWGLAATSSKKKKKDKGKKAAEPEHEPEPEPAKEPEPEPEPEPEPEPESEPDILEHSMWSFGFSTKKKKGKKEPEPEPPKEPEPEPELEPEPEPEPEPEPERQKKRDDDDPWGLSTSSKKKKKEKGKKAVEPEPGPEPVKKSKDKKDKKGKKVVEPEPEPEMEAVPEPEPEPENDDDDAFWGSLSGNKMAHHETSSTKDLLDLDNKNGSHVEADPRASTESSGGFFGWLSGKNKKKSGESSDVSKPEPTPEEIERAAAEEEKRKVEEAAEQARREAEEELARDEEQELAALVAKKNKKKRKGISRAEQERMDELEANANRRALAKEAREAEEADRERERQEEADHDAKKAEEKAKLEAEEAAEREREEEERERQEAEAAEAAAAAAAAEEEEAAAAEAEAAAERARAEAAAEAEAASSKKSKKGDRKSKSKRDKEREREEEEERERDREREREREREKEREREKEREREREREREREREREREREREREREREREREREKEKEKDKKKDKDRDKDRDKDKDKDRDKDRKKDKKKGKEKEREREREREKEREREKEKDEEDEANYLTAEDEDDLFKDLNDADITAEQLEELLDDGPAGKGLKDKASIEPVETRDGPGDDPFSFWGAAKKSISKSQKTSSLLPQALDSPPQPPEPDIHTGSNHAESSSKILSALGAFGGKSVWHTEAGTSPSPDLAKPTKSRSNKIADRMRAFEVADNDKDISGAEHDNDKDNDDRGKRRDKDDIYAEEKDSRDNHRAGAWGEYGGYEQYDPYEYEAPIDDIPPRTAPPPPAPVEVVTPKEERRKKKSKDKKGKEKDKPRSSEPAIIDVEAFAAPPPPPPPAPPSPPPAAAPYLPRSTHTGFPGGFPLDDEDHLDDHPRRRNIMDSGDDDEIVDIIEMASEKKVSKRSRRAASSPEVVDEIHPPPPPPVPVPPPAVPDPPPPPMSPMSPPFSRSVKKERTKINRDGASWNMWSAAAPPPPPPPPLQEPSPKKSSSRSKEKERERESSSRKKASSAAKAEKSSSRDSGSEDRPEKIDRVRSKDNPANRFPSVFASTPPISRNVTTREKRHTSSSKPSSRRQSVEMSGGIMSPPPEEMSSKAAKILGVGGAAGLATGLGIGLSRSSGRRSRKSVDEEGDVVMVDPTPPSPDKAERRRSRQYPPRPEDDVVMVDAGDATPTRPPLKRSASSANKKSGFSSLFGGVFTPSKSDPRLDPRSTDPRLDSRPEPRRRSTAFTTTDEEAGRRVEEDEAEREARRAARRAARRAEKEAGERGAGEQAAEEARRAKDEERRRRRKRQEEEEARRQEEKEARRAERRAQRAREEADRRYTEQPDSERAERRRQRAEREAAEADAQARRAARHQERRRGHQPEEPARDIVEEERHHRRHRSHQPEDFAQRDPEEEERRRRRDARRAAQEAQVREEHHHVNGRHRSEPPVKHSVYPNEHQHARENTAGSWPHSGTSSWVKEHSDAPPPPENEEEDEGPLPVEEVIDEEEARREARKARRRSRYAETAAVENGGMTAEDLDEERRRRKRREERERDRERERDRAERDHRYPPERDYHKGSDGSGDMRRDPRRSSTFDGATPRSSWWKRLAGKN from the exons ATGGCCGCCCTTGACGCTTTGCCACTCCGCGATAACTGGGCGGACGATGTCAGATTGGAGGCGACCAAGATCATATACTCGATCAACGGGCTTACATGGGACGGGAAAGACGAGCGCCACCAAGATTCGGATTTCATAGAGGCTAGGCTAGCCTTCATTGCACGGAGCTGGATTGCGCTTTGCGCAGGCCCCAAG GGCTCGCCAACCTTTGATGCCGACTCACGAAGAATCGTCAAGCCTCTCACCATCCCGAGCATCATCTCTAGAAGTCGGGCCACTGAAGAGACTGGGAGCCCGGAATGGGATGTTCAGGATCTGACAGGAAGCGGCGCATATGCGCAAAGTCGTCACCTCTCGGTAGACCCTTTACTCGCGGATGTTCTCGCGGCCAGGTCTAGAGCCGGAGGAAGACGTCATCAGAATGACATCCTTGCTGACCCGACCAGAGATTATCAGATCGATCTAGCCACAAACGAAGGTTTCCGACAGGccgcgaagaagaagaacaacaagaagggAGGGGCGGCGAAACCCAACTatatcagcaacaacagcaacagcaacggtAACAACGACGAgggcgagaagaaggacgcTGAAGGAGGTGACGCTGGCGCCAATGGTGATGGGACCGGGGGCTCTGGCGGTAGCCCCAACGgagatggcggcggtggggaCGAAAACAAAGATGACGACAAGAAAGAGGatgagaaaagagaggaaggaaCGGTAGAAGAAAAGGCAGAAGAGAAGACTGAGGAAGCTCCGCCGTCTCCCGAGGATGACTTGGTCGGTACTGGTTctaagaagaagaagaaaggcgTTGCAGAACCCGAGCCTCCGGCAGTGGAAGATCCGAAGAAGTCTACCGATTCTGGTTTAGCCGCCGCTTCAGCAGGGCCTACCTTTGATTCCTTCTCGAACATCAAGATGAACGGGAATCGTGATCCGCCTCGGAAAGAAGAGCCCAAGCCAGCGCAAAAGAGCGGGTTTGGTGGCTGGAGTGGCTTGGGATGGGGTGGGCTTGGTCTAGCATCAAAGGTTGTCGAGAATAGCCCGTGGGGTCTCAAGTCCAAAATCGGAGTGGGCTTCTCTTTTGGAGACGGTTCTGGTTCTGAAGAGCACATTCAGAGACCGAAATCAAGTGCAAGACAGGTTGAGAAACTGGCTGAGAAGCCAGTCGAAAGACCAGTCGAAAAGCCGGTCGAAAAACCGGTCGAAAAGCCAGTGAAAAAGTCGGCCGAGAAACCTGTCGAAAGACCAACTGCGCCAGAAAAGCTTTCGGATGACCCACCGGCAGACGACTGGTTCGCCTCCGCGCCCGCCGCAACAGctaagaagaagaagaatgatCTTCTTGTCCAAGAGGCCAGGGTGGAACCGGGCTCTAAATCAGGAGGGAATGATGCATGGGACTTCTGGGGAGCGCCCAAGAATAAGAAGAAGCCCCAACCTGATCCCGAACCAGAACCGGAGCCTGCGCCAGAGCCTCCCAGGGAGCCAGATCCTAAGCCGGAACCGACCAAGAGCACAGAAACAGATGATGCCTGGGGAGCTGCTCCCGTAAAgggtaagaaaaagaaaggtaaGATCACCATTGCCGATGAACAACCAAAGGAGCCGGATCCTCCCCGTGAACCAACAGCTGAACCCGAGCCTGAGCCAATTCCCGATCCAACACCCGAGCCACCCAAGTCATATGAAGAGGACAATCCATGGGCGAACATTGCCACAACatcgaagaggaagaagaaaaaggggaagAACGCCGTGCCCGAGCCGGAGCCCGAGCCTGTCAAAGAGCCCGAGCCTGAACCGGAACGAGCGCCCACCCCTGAACCTGTTCCTGACCcagagccggagccggaacaggaggtggaggattcttggggttggggtacTTCGTCCAAGAAGACCAGGTCGAAGAAGGGCAAAAAAATCGAGCCTGAACCAgagccagagccagagccACCCAAGGACCCGGAACCAGAACCTGAGCCTGAGCCTGTCCCAGAGCccgaaaagaaacaagaagatGACTTTTGGAGCTTTGGCGTCACTGCGACtaaggggaagaagaagaagggcaggAGTAAAGACCCAGAGCCCGAGCCTGCCAAAGCACCCGAACCCGAACCTGAACCCGAGCCTGTTCCGGAGCCCGCGCCGGAGCGTTctaagaaggaggaagatgatccATGGGGCCTTGCAGCTACTtcctccaagaagaagaagaaggacaaagGGAAAAAGGCTGCTGAGCCTGAGCATGAGCCTGAACCTGAACCTGCGAAGGAACCGGagcccgagcccgagccagaaccagaaccGGAGCCTGAGTCGGAGCCTGACATTTTAGAACACAGTATGTGGAGCTTTGGGTTTTCTActaagaagaagaagggcaagaaggagcCCGAGCCAGAACCTCCAAAAGAGCCTGAACCAGAACCGGAGCTGGAGCCTGAGCCTGAGCCAGAACCCGAGCCTGAGCCAGAACgtcaaaagaaaagagacgATGACGATCCATGGGGCCTGAGCACATcatcgaagaagaagaagaaggagaagggcaaAAAAGCTGTCGAACCCGAGCCTGGACCGGAGCCAGTCAAGAAGTCGAAagacaagaaggacaagaagggtAAGAAGGTGGTCGagccagaaccagaaccCGAGATGGAGGCTGTTCCCGAGCCGGAACCAGAACCGGAaaatgacgacgacgatgcATTCTGGGGCTCTCTGAGCGGCAACAAGATGGCCCATCACGAGACTTCAAGCACCAAGGACCTTCTTGACTTGGACAACAAGAACGGTAGCCATGTCGAAGCTGACCCGCGTGCGTCTACCGAGAGCAGCGGCGGCTTCTTTGGTTGGTTGTCAGGCAAGAATAAAAAGAAGTCTGGGGAGTCGTCGGATGTGTCCAAGCCGGAACCAACGCCAGAAGAAATTGAGAGGgctgctgccgaggaggaaaagCGCAaagtggaggaggctgcagagCAGGCACGCAGGGAAGCTGAAGAGGAGCTTGCCAGAGACGAGGAGCAGGAACTAGCTGCTCTCgtggccaagaagaacaagaagaagcgaAAAGGTATCTCGAGAGCTGAACAAGAGCGGATGGATGAGCTTGAGGCGAATGCCAACAGGCGGGCATTGGCAAAAGAAGCGCGTGaggcagaagaagcagaCCGAGAACGGGAACGACAGGAAGAGGCCGATCACGATGCCAAGAAAGCTGAAGAAAAGGCAAAGCTAGAGGCTGAAGAGGCTGCTGAGCGGGAGCGCGAAGAGGAAGAACGTGAACGACAGGAGGCTGAGGCTgcagaggcggcggcggcggctgctgcagcagaagaagaagaagctgcagcggcagaagcagaagctgCAGCAGAACGAGCACGggcagaggcagcagcagaggccgAGGCAGCGTCTTCCAAGAAGTCTAAGAAGGGTGATAGAAAGAGTAAGAGTAAAAGGGATAAGGAACGTGAgcgggaagaagaggaggagagggaacgTGACAGGGAACGCGAGAGGGAGCgcgagagggagaaggagcgtgagagggagaaggagcgtgagagggagagggagagggagagggagagggagagggagagggagagggagagggagcgcgagagggagagggagagggagagggagcgcgagagggaaaaagaaaaagaaaaggacaaaaaaaaagataaggATAGGGATAAGGATAGGGATAAGGATAAGGACAAGGATAGGGATAAGGATAGGAAGAAGGATAAAAAGAAGGGTaaagagaaggaaagggaaagggagcgagaaagggagaaggagagggaaagggagaaggagaaggatgaggaggatgaggccaACTATCTAACTgccgaagacgaagacgatCTTTTCAAAGACCTCAACGATGCTGATATCACAGCCGAGCAACTCGAGGAGCTACTGGATGACGGGCCCGCGGGTAAGGGACTCAAAGACAAAGCGTCGATTGAGCCAGTTGAAACGAGGGATGGGCCCGGCGATGACCCCTTCAGCTTCTGGGGGGCTGCGAAGAAGTCAATCtccaaaagccaaaaaacCAGTTCGCTTCTGCCTCAGGCACTGGACAGTCCACCGCAACCACCAGAGCCGGATATTCATACAGGTAGCAACCATGCTGAGTCATCGTCCAAGATCCTGTCAGCTCTGGGTGCTTTCGGCGGCAAATCGGTGTGGCACACCGAAGCCGGCACCTCGCCGTCACCCGATCTGGCCAAGCCGACGAAATCCAGAAGCAACAAGATCGCCGATCGCATGCGCGCCTTTGAAGTTGCCGACAACGATAAGGATATCTCGGGCGCTGAACACGACAACGACAAGGACAATGACGATAGGGGCAAGAGGCGCGACAAGGACGATATTTACGCCGAAGAGAAAGACAGTCGCGACAACCACAGGGCCGGAGCTTGGGGTGAGTACGGCGGCTACGAACAATACGACCCCTACGAGTACGAAGCACCGATCGACGATATTCCTCCCCGAACcgcgccaccacctcccgctcccgTTGAGGTTGTAACgcccaaggaggagaggaggaaaaagaagagcaaggacaagaagggcaaagaaaaagacaagCCCAGAAGCTCGGAACCTGCTATCATCGACGTCGAAGCCTTTGcagctcctccgcctcctcccccacctgcgccgccttctcctccgccagcagcagccccctACCTCCCGCGCTCAACACACACCGGCTTTCCTGGCGGGTTCCCgctcgacgacgaagacCACCTCGACGATCACCCCCGCCGGCGCAACATCATGGATTCaggagacgatgacgagatTGTTGATATCATCGAAATGGCGTCGGAAAAGAAAGTCAGTAAACGGTCGAGAAGGGCTGCCAGCTCTCCCGAGGTCGTTGATGAGatccatccaccaccacctcctcctgttcCGGTACCGCCCCCTGCTGTTCCTGatccgccgcctccgcccaTGTCGCCCATGTCCCCTCCTTTTTCACGCTCTGtcaagaaagaaaggacCAAAATCAATCGCGACGGTGCATCTTGGAACATGTGGTCAGCTGCtgctccgcctccgcctccgcctcctcctctacaGGAGCCTAGTCCCAagaaatcatcatcaagaagtaaagaaaaagagagggaaagggaatCAAGCTCCAGGAAGAAGGCGTCCTCTGCTGCTAAAGCTGAGAAGTCCTCATCCAGAGATTCAGGGTCGGAGGATAGGCCAGAGAAGATTGACAGGGTGCGCTCCAAAGACAACCCGGCAAATCGATTCCCTAGCGTTTTCGCCAGCACTCCCCCCATCTCTCGGAATGTCACAACCCGTGAGAAACGACACACTTCAAGCAGCAAGCCAAGCTCACGGCGGCAGTCTGTGGAAATGTCTGGTGGAATCATGAGCCCACCCCCTGAGGAGATGTCGTCCAAGGCGGCCAAGATCCTTGGTGTCGGTGGTGCTGCCGGTCTTGCTACTGGCCTCGGCATCGGCCTTTCAAGATCCAGCGGTAGACGCAGTAGAAAGT CcgtcgacgaggagggagatgtgGTCATGGTCGATCCCACACCACCCAGCCCGGACAAGGCGGAACGGCGTCGGTCGAGA CAATACCCTCCCCGTCcggaggatgatgttgtcATGGTTGATGCCGGGGATGCGACCCCTACTCGACCTCCTCTCAAGCGCTCAGCCTCGAGCGCGAATAAGAAATCGGggttctcttctctctttgGTGGTGTCTTTACACCGAGCAAGTCGGATCCCCGTTTGGATCCGCGCTCCACAGACCCTCGTCTGGATTCGCGCCCAGAGCCTCGTAGGCGCAGCACTGCTTTTACAACGACGGATGAGGAAGCTGGAAGACGAgtcgaagaggatgaagctGAGCGGGAGGCTCGCCGCGCTGCTCGTCGTGCTGCACGCCGAGCCGAGAAGGAAGCTGGAGAGAGGGGTGCAGGTGAACAAGCAGCCGAGGAAGCCCGCCGGGCCAAGGACGAAGAACGCCGTCGGCGACGCAagagacaagaagaagaagaagcccgcagacaggaagaaaaagaagcgcGGCGTGCGGAAAGACGTGCTCAACGTGCTCGGGAGGAAGCTGACAGGCGATATACAGAGCAGCCGGATTCTGAGAGAGCGGAGCGTCGCAGGCAACGTGCAGAGAGGGAGGCTGCCGAAGCCGATGCTCAGGCCCGCCGGGCAGCGAGACACCAGGAGCGTCGCCGCGGTCACCAGCCGGAAGAGCCGGCTCGGGAtattgttgaagaagaacgCCACCACCGTCGTCACCGCAGCCACCAGCCCGAAGATTTTGCACAGCGTgacccagaagaagaagaacgaCGCCGTCGCCGTGATGCAAGACGCGCTGCGCAAGAAGCCCAAGTGAGGGAGGAGCATCATCATGTGAACGGACGACATCGTTCTGAACCTCCTGTCAAGCACTCGGTATATCCTAATGAGCACCAGCACGCAAGAGAAAACACGGCTGGCTCGTGGCCGCATTCGGGCACGTCATCCTGGGTGAAGGAGCATTCTGATGCGCCACCGCCTCCAGAaaatgaggaagaagatgagggtCCTCTCCCCGTCGAAGAGGTgattgatgaggaagaggcacGCCGTGAAGCTCGTAAGGCGAGACGTCGGTCAAGATATGCTGAGACGGCAGCTGTTGAGAATGGCGGGATGACTGCTGAAGATCTTGACGAGgaaagacgaagaagaaagCGACGCGAGGAACGGGAGCGGGatagggagagggagagggatcGTGCTGAGCGTGATCATCGCTACCCCCCCGAACGGGACTATCACAAAGGATCGGATGGCAGTGGAGATATGCGCCGTGATCCTCGACGCAGCTCCACATTCGATGGTGCCACGCCAAGAAGCTCGTGGTGGAAGAGACTCGCTGGGAAGAACTGA
- a CDS encoding hypothetical protein (EggNog:ENOG503NU52; COG:S), with product MDPHQDPPLQQESQKYDAEDAGDGRPADNSSSNINDTTSDSDPEALAQVPSGLAYSVFSKSTKRWIVTMIAFSSFVSPMTANIYFPALVPIARDLDVSVSMINLTLTTYMIFQAIAPTLVGDLADAAGRRPAFLICFVIYIFANLGLALQKNFAALLVLRMVQSAGSSGTVALSFAVIADVAVSAERGKYMGIVGAGINIGPALSPVFGGLLAEYLGWPAIFWFCMIYAAVWLIPYALTVPETCRNVVGNGSIPAQSWWNMTAVDLCRARRRKRNGESLGGARTKQKLRFPNPFNTLKVAFEKDLALLLFYGTLTYLVFILIAATLSTELEAIYHYSDLQLGLCYLPYGVGCCFAAVMQGYILDHNYRRIARKIGFTIDYKRGDDLSNFPIEKARILPASPFLLAGVAAVICYGWVLHFETHVAGPLALVFLIGLCVTGSFSILNTLLVDLYPEAPATAVAAMNLVRCLFGAGGTAVIEYMLRVMGRGWTFTFWGLVLVLFSPILWVLTKWGPGWREERRVRKLKEEEKERAVTSRP from the exons ATGGATCCTCATCAAGATCCGCCGCTCCAACAAGAGAGTCAAAAATACGATGCCGAAGATGCCGGTGATGGCCGGCCAGCAGACAACAGCTCGagcaacatcaacgacaCCACATCTGATTCAGATCCAGAAGCATTGGCCCAAGTACCCAGCGGTCTAGCTTATAGTGTCTTCTCTAAAAGTACGAAACGATGGATCGTGACCATGATCGCTTTCTCCAGCTTCGTCTCACC AATGACAGCAAATATATACTTTCCGGCTCTGGTGCCTATAGCTCGGGATCTTGACGTCTCGGTCAGTATGATCAATCTCACCCTGACCACTTACATGATCTTTCAAGCCATCGCCCCCACCCTTGTTGGCGACCTAGCAGATGCCGCTGGCAGAAGACCGGCCTTTTTGATATGCTTCGTCATCTACATCTTTGCCAACCTCGGCCTAGCTCTGCAGAAGAACTTTGCCGCGCTTCTGGTCTTGAGGATGGTTCAGAGTGCAGGCAGCAGTGGGACAGTAGCTCTTAGCTTTGCTGTGATTGCGGACGTTGCAGTCAGTGCCGAGAGGGGTAAATACATGGGAATTGTTGGCGCTGGCATCAATATTGGTCCTGCCCTGAGCCCGGTATTTGGAGGTCTCCTTGCCGAGTACCTCGGCTGGCCAGCTATATTCTGGTTCTGTATGATTTACGCCGCGGTCTGGCTCATACCGTACGCCCTGACGGTGCCTGAGACATGCAGAAACGTGGTGGGCAATGGTTCAATTCCAGCCCAGAGCTGGTGGAACATGACGGCTGTCGACCTATGTCGTGCTCGCCGCCGGAAGCGCAATGGGGAATCATTGGGTGGCGCCCGCACCAAGCAAAAGCTGCGCTTTCCGAACCCATTTAATACACTCAAGGTGGCCTTCGAAAAGGacctcgcccttcttctGTTTTACGGCACCTTGACCTACTTGGTGTTCATTCTCATTGCGGCAACACTGTCTACCGAGCTTGAAGCTATCTATCACTACAGTGACCTTCAGCTCGGTCTATGCTACCTGCCCTATGGAGTCGGATGCTGCTTTGCCGCTGTCATGCAGGGGTACATTCTGGACCACAACTACCGCCGAATAGCCCGCAAGATAGGTTTCACCATTGACTACAAGCGTGGCGACGATCTTTCGAATTTTCCGATAGAAAAGGCTCGCATACTACCAGCTTCACCATTCCTTCTCGCCGGAGTAGCGGCTGTAATCTGCTATGGCTGGGTACTTCACTTCGAAACCCATGTTGCAGGACCACTGGCACTAGTCTTCCTAATCGGCCTCTGTGTAACAGGGTCCTTCTCGATACTCAATACTCTTCTTGTGGACTTGTACCCTGAAGCTCCCGCCACCGCCGTAGCGGCCATGAATCTCGTCAGGTGTCTCTTTGGCGCTGGTGGAACGGCCGTGATCGAGTACATGCTGAGGGTtatggggaggggatggacATTTACTTTCTGGGGACTAGTTCTCGTGTTATTTTCTCCTATCCTCTGGGTCTTGACCAAATGGGGCCCTGGATGGCgagaggagagaagagtGCGGAAGCtcaaagaggaggaaaaggaaagagcggTTACATCACGGCCCTGA
- a CDS encoding hypothetical protein (COG:U; EggNog:ENOG503NTVW) — translation MADLTTAFNALLKGREAPPTKPFNLDTADEFLKEAHRINTLIARLHSELRNLRQAYLSTAAPRKTHLRNASSQPIFLTDRDREEIDANAKMTIRDLNARIRALEDAEKLRQSTAAALLKKRFSHGLGALGSWAAGGAMLGKSKEQEMAEAAAHQLEAHRDSIIWYLSTRLRETIRTQQRMMETRLARELEKNRSVLARAKGSVLLASGGGYTAEPFTAGARPNVHNASLAAEEEQRPKPRLDNDLTEDQIQMFEKGNQDMLKHYESTLDKVRTAEKSLIEIAELQNLLVGNLTAQSAHIDQLVAESFDTTEGIGKGNKELKKSTSRSSPARYTFFAAAGLCTALVLWDLII, via the exons ATGGCTGACCTTACCACAGCGTTCAACGCCCTTTTGAAGGGCCGGGAGGCTCCTCCAACCAAGCCTTTTAATCTGGATACGGCCGACGAGTTCCTAAAAGAAGCCCACAGGATA AACACCCTTATTGCCCGTCTCCATTCTGAACTGCGTAACCTGAGACAGGCCTATCtttccaccgccgccccgcGCAAGACTCACCTCCGCAATGCCTCCTCCCAGCCTATATTCCTCACCGACCGTGACAGAGAAGAGATCGACGCCAACGCCAAGATGACGATTCGAGATCTCAATGCTCGCATCCGCGCGCTCGAGGACGCCGAGAAATTACGCCAGAGCACGGCGGCAGCGCTTTTAAAGAAACGGTTCTCCCACGGACTTGGCGCTTTGGGTTCTTGGGCAGCTGGTGGAGCTATGTTGGGCAAGAGcaaggagcaggagatggCAGAGGCTGCGGCGCATCAGCTGGAAGCCCACAGAGACAGTATCATCTGGTATCTCTCAACTCGCTTACGGGAAACCATTCGGACACAGCAGCGCATGATGGAGACTCGCTTGGCCAGGGAGCTTGAGAAGAACAGGAGTGTGCTAGCCAGGGCCAAAGGCTCTGTGTTGCTGGCCTCTGGAGGGGGCTACACTGCCGAACCATTTACTGCAGGGGCAAGGCCGAATGTGCATAATGCCAGTCTAGCTGCTGAAGAGGAGCAAAGGCCAAAGCCACGCCTTGATAACGACCTTACCGAGGATCAGATTCAGATGTTCGAGAAGGGGAACCAGGATATGCTTAAGCATTATGAAAGCACACTGGATAAAGTCAG GACTGCAGAAAAGTCACTCATCGAGATTGCCGAGTTGCAGAACTTACTAGTTGGCAATCTCACTGCTCAGTCGGCTCATATCGACCAGTTGGTGGCCGAGTCGTTTGACACGACGGAAGGTATTGGGAAAGGCAACAAAGAGCTCAAGAAGAGCACCTCGAGGAGTAGCCCTGCTCGATACACTTTCTTTGCTGCCGCAGGGCTATGTACCGCGCTTGTTCTTTGGGACTTGATAATTTAG
- the aat2 gene encoding Aspartate aminotransferase, cytoplasmic (EggNog:ENOG503NUCS; COG:E) — MSSKAPSLTVSSSPSTSTSISLSRLQTIANHMSPASITNFPAEAVPQAPEDPLFGLMRAYKADQSPDKVDLGIGAYRDDNAKPWVLPVVKKADEILRNDPEANHEYLPIAGLASLTSKAAELLLGTGAPAIAEKRVASVQTISGTGAVHLGALFLARFYKVNGANRTLYLSNPTWANHHQIFTNVGIPIEQYPYFDKKTKGLDFEGMKASLANAPDRSIILLHACAHNPTGVDPTPEQWREIAELMKAKKHFPFFDTAYQGFASGDLDRDAGAIRYFVEQGFELVIAQSFAKNFGLYGERAGCFHFVAPPAPDAAEVTTRVASQLAILQRSEISNPPIYGARIASIVLNDKDLFAEWQENLRTMSGRIIAMRQALRSKLEELGTPGQWNHITDQIGMFSFTGLSEAQVQKIRSDFHIYMTKNGRISMAGLNTRNVEYVAKAIDRVVRDLS, encoded by the exons ATGTCGTCCAAAGCACCCAGTCtcaccgtctcctcctccccatcaacttCCACCTcgatctccctctcccgacTTCAGACCATCGCCAACCACATGTCTCCCGCATCAATAACAAACTTTCCCGCCGAGGCTGTGCCTCAGGCCCCCGAAGACCCTCTCTTTGGCCTCATGAGGGCATACAAGGCGGACCAAAGCCCCGACAAAGTAGATCTC GGAATCGGTGCGTACCGCGACGACAATGCAAAGCCGTGGGTTCTCCCGGTTGTCAAGAAG GCCGATGAGATTTTACGCAACGACCCCGAAGCGAACCACGAATACCTCCCCATTGCTGGTCTTGCGTCGCTTACCAGCAAAGCGGCCGAGCTACTATTGGGCACCGGAGCTCCCGCCATCGCCGAGAAGCGTGTAGCTTCTGTACAGACCATCTCAGGAACTGGTGCCGTCCACTTGGGTGCCCTTTTCCTTGCCAGATTCTACAAGGTGAATGGCGCCAACCGCACGCTCTACCTCAGCAACCCTACCTGGgcgaaccaccaccagatcTTCACCAATGTCGGCATCCCAATTGAGCAGTATCCCTACTTCGACAAGAAGACCAAGGGCCTGGATTTTGAGGGGATGAAGGCCTCCCTCGCCAATGCCCCCGACCGCAGCATCATCCTCCTGCACGCCTGTGCTCACAATCCCACCGGTGTTGACCCCACTCCCGAGCAATGGCGTGAGATTGCTGAGCTcatgaaggccaagaagcactTCCCATTCTTTGATACGGCCTATCAAGGTTTTGCTTCGGGTGACTTGGACCGCGATGCCGGTGCTATCCGTTACTTTGTCGAACAGGGCTTCGAGCTCGTCATCGCTCAGTCCTTTGCCAAGAACTTTGGTCTCTATGGCGAACGTGCTGGCTGCTTCCACTTTGTGGCCCCTCCAGCACCGGACGCTGCCGAAGTCACCACCCGTGTAGCTTCCCAGTTGGCCATTCTGCAGCGGTCAGAGATCAGTAACCCGCCGATTTACGGCGCCCGCATTGCCTCGATCGTGCTGAACGACAAGGATCTGTTTGCTGAGTGGCAAGAGAACCTCCGCACCATGTCTGGCCGCATTATTGCCATGCGCCAGGCCCTGCGGTCCAAGCTGGAAGAGTTGGGCACGCCTGGCCAGTGGAACCATATCACCGACCAGATCGGCATGTTCAGCTTCACTGGCCTGTCTGAAGCTCAGGTCCAGAAGATCAGGTCAGACTTCCACATTTACATGACCAAGAACGGGCGCATCAGCATGGCTGGTCTGAACACCAGAAATGTCGAGTACGTGGCCAAGGCCATTGACAGGGTTGTGCGTGACTTGTCATGA